The Miscanthus floridulus cultivar M001 chromosome 17, ASM1932011v1, whole genome shotgun sequence genome has a window encoding:
- the LOC136515574 gene encoding uncharacterized protein has protein sequence MVGYTQRLEKLGFPIGPELATDFILASLPPSYGNFVLNYQMHGVEKGLNELCGMLKIAEADIKKGAGSSHVMAVQNKPKFKKKGNSWKKKKGKAKDEISKPNPPAPKARPTTDAECFHCHGKGHWKRNYKLYLESIKDRGSKGFVFTINGGAVSWKSSKQETVTDSTAEAEYIAASRATKEGVWMRRFRIELGVFPNGSSPLNLHCDNNEAIA, from the exons atggttggttacactcagaggttggagaagctgggcttcccaattggccctgaattagctactgattttattctCGCGTCTCTTCCGCCCAGCTATGGAAATTTCGTCTTGAACTACCAAATGCATGGGGTggagaagggcttgaatgaattatgtggcatgcttaaaatagcagaggctgaCATCAAAAAAGGTGCTGGTagtagccatgtgatggcggtccaaaacaagcctaagtttaagaagaagggcaattcttggaagaagaaaaagggcaaggctaaagatgagatctctaagccaaacccacctgCGCCCAAGGCTAGACCAACTACTGATgctgagtgctttcattgtcatgggaaaggtcactggAAGAGGAACTACAAGCTGTACCTGGAATCCATAAAGGATCGCGGCAGTAAAG gttttgtgttcacaataaatggtggtgctgtaagttggaaaagttccaagcaggagacAGTGACCGATTCTACAgcagaggccgagtacatagcagcTTCTAGAGCTAcgaaggaaggtgtttggatgaggaggttccgcattgaacttggtgtgtttccgAATGGGTCTagcccattgaatctacattgtgacaacaatgAGGCAATTGCGtag